The Hymenobacter sp. DG01 genome has a segment encoding these proteins:
- a CDS encoding superoxide dismutase, with translation MLKRDFLKNGLLAAVGALVSPAVLAAAHEEKLLREARAMPMADGPFTLPALPYAFNALEPHIDAKTMEIHHDAHHKTYVSKLNEAVAGKPEEKLSLAQLLASANKQPDAIRNNAGGHWNHSFFWLLLDPKGGGQPTGALAAAINKDFGSYEKFQDEFTKAATGRFGSGWAWLIHDKKSGKLAITSTPNQDNPLMDLPGIQRGTPLLGLDVWEHAYYLKYQNKRPDYVKAFWNVINWAEVTRRFDEAKKG, from the coding sequence ATGTTGAAGCGAGATTTCCTGAAAAATGGCCTGCTGGCCGCCGTGGGTGCGCTGGTAAGTCCGGCTGTGCTGGCCGCGGCCCACGAAGAAAAACTCCTGCGCGAAGCCCGCGCCATGCCCATGGCCGACGGCCCCTTCACGCTGCCGGCCCTGCCCTACGCCTTCAATGCGCTGGAACCCCACATCGACGCCAAGACGATGGAGATTCATCACGACGCGCACCACAAAACCTACGTTTCCAAGCTGAACGAGGCCGTAGCCGGCAAGCCCGAGGAAAAGCTGAGCCTGGCCCAACTGCTGGCCTCCGCCAATAAGCAGCCTGATGCTATCCGCAACAATGCTGGCGGCCACTGGAACCACTCGTTCTTCTGGCTCCTGCTCGACCCCAAAGGCGGCGGGCAACCCACTGGTGCCCTGGCCGCAGCTATTAATAAGGACTTCGGTTCCTACGAGAAATTCCAAGACGAATTCACGAAGGCCGCTACTGGCCGCTTTGGCTCGGGCTGGGCCTGGCTGATTCACGATAAGAAGTCCGGCAAGCTAGCCATTACCTCCACCCCCAACCAGGATAACCCCCTGATGGATTTGCCTGGTATTCAGCGCGGCACCCCGCTGCTGGGGCTTGATGTGTGGGAGCACGCCTACTACCTCAAATACCAGAACAAGCGCCCCGATTACGTAAAAGCCTTCTGGAACGTGATTAACTGGGCAGAGGTAACCCGCCGCTTCGACGAAGCCAAGAAAGGCTAA